A single window of Acidobacteriota bacterium DNA harbors:
- a CDS encoding tetratricopeptide repeat protein, producing MKLAPRCLTLALLALLGALPAAARVPSVAAGEPTAAMVAWAERLVPDDQPPAVRLRHLLDALIARGMREIEGPTETAAVAFERRRANCVALAHLMAGLGRRLGLPVFFVLLEGPPVSDERGDLRILSGHLAAATEVADGILVLDFAGATPLPAERLRRIPERRAAAIYHSNLGAEAMVDGAGSEAVVHLGAAIALDPDFEQAWLNLGVALRRVGNLPAAEGAYRRVLELDPDSQAAKRNLEVVRRLRAYEEIIP from the coding sequence ATGAAGCTCGCCCCGCGTTGCCTCACGTTGGCCCTGTTGGCGCTTCTCGGGGCTCTCCCGGCAGCGGCCCGGGTACCGTCCGTGGCCGCCGGTGAGCCCACCGCTGCGATGGTGGCGTGGGCCGAGCGGTTGGTGCCCGACGACCAGCCACCGGCGGTTCGTCTGCGGCATCTCCTCGATGCGCTGATCGCCCGAGGCATGCGCGAAATCGAGGGCCCGACGGAGACCGCCGCGGTGGCTTTCGAGCGCCGGCGCGCCAACTGCGTCGCCCTGGCCCACTTGATGGCGGGTCTCGGTCGCCGCCTCGGGCTGCCGGTCTTCTTCGTCCTCCTCGAGGGACCGCCGGTGAGCGACGAACGGGGTGATCTGCGTATCCTGAGCGGTCATCTGGCGGCGGCGACGGAAGTGGCCGACGGCATCCTTGTACTCGACTTCGCCGGCGCGACGCCGCTTCCGGCGGAGCGCCTGAGGCGAATTCCAGAGCGACGAGCGGCCGCCATCTATCACTCCAATCTGGGGGCCGAGGCGATGGTTGACGGCGCCGGCAGCGAAGCGGTGGTGCACCTGGGAGCCGCCATTGCCCTCGACCCCGACTTCGAGCAGGCCTGGCTCAACCTCGGAGTGGCGCTGCGCCGGGTGGGCAATCTGCCGGCGGCGGAAGGCGCATATCGCCGGGTGCTCGAGCTCGATCCCGACTCTCAGGCGGCGAAGCGCAACCTCGAGGTGGTGCGGCGCCTGCGGGCCTACGAGGAGATCATTCCCTAG
- a CDS encoding alpha/beta hydrolase translates to MRFLRPRRFNPPLREERWLRDGRPVALPFGATTLAAWMWGESGPTVLLAHGWEGRGSQMGGLGRWLSQEGFRAIAFDHPGHGKSPGRSSSLPEMADALLAAAFRFGPVSAVVAHSAGCAATTYALRRGLLAERLVYVSPPADLGYFAFQFGDMVGLSRPVAQRMRQRIETRLGITWPEIHGLDVAASCERPLLVIHDHDDREVGIDHGRELAQAWPGARFMATARRGHRRILRAPEVWTATAQFLVAGGTTVPLALEAS, encoded by the coding sequence GTGAGGTTTCTTCGACCTCGGCGATTCAACCCGCCCCTGCGGGAGGAGCGCTGGCTGCGCGACGGCCGACCGGTGGCCTTGCCCTTCGGCGCCACCACCCTGGCCGCCTGGATGTGGGGGGAGAGCGGACCGACGGTGCTCTTGGCCCACGGTTGGGAAGGGCGCGGCAGCCAGATGGGAGGGCTTGGTCGTTGGCTTTCCCAGGAAGGGTTTCGGGCCATTGCCTTCGACCATCCCGGCCACGGAAAGTCGCCCGGGCGCAGCTCGTCGCTTCCGGAGATGGCCGATGCTCTGCTCGCCGCGGCCTTCCGTTTCGGGCCGGTCTCGGCGGTGGTGGCTCACTCCGCCGGCTGTGCCGCGACCACCTATGCCTTGCGGCGAGGGCTCCTCGCCGAGCGATTGGTCTACGTCTCGCCGCCGGCGGATCTCGGCTACTTCGCCTTCCAGTTCGGCGACATGGTGGGACTGTCGCGACCCGTGGCCCAGCGCATGCGGCAGCGTATCGAGACTCGTCTCGGCATCACCTGGCCCGAGATCCATGGCCTCGATGTCGCTGCCTCCTGCGAACGCCCCCTGCTGGTGATTCACGACCACGACGACCGCGAGGTCGGCATCGATCACGGCCGGGAGCTGGCCCAAGCTTGGCCCGGGGCGCGCTTCATGGCCACGGCTCGGCGCGGGCACCGGCGCATTCTGCGGGCCCCGGAGGTGTGGACCGCGACGGCTCAGTTCCTGGTCGCCGGTGGGACGACGGTTCCGTTAGCCTTGGAGGCCTCATGA
- a CDS encoding CHAT domain-containing tetratricopeptide repeat protein, producing the protein MLSFRCSLVLLASWIFFPVIAAADPIRVSPGNTAEGSLGGGQEQAIEVVLPARHHARVAVEQVDIDLELRLLAADGSTELVMENLGGPFGPEEVTLTSDQPTVRRLIIAPVYETAAAGRYRLQVVDLRPLRPGDEEIATAERSFAEVILMAVSRRPEQARQAIPRLEHLAKAFSATQRPLFEGRCYDTAGFAHWVLDRPSQAIALYERARQVFDAAGQEVFAADSINHMATAEHALGHWEKAASLLEAILPVYIRHQHREGEAASLASLSAIHEQLGRPQDALAASHRAIALAAAGSNRHVEATAQRNLGVLLRNLGDLDHARTAFDAALAIERDIGWRDGEAQSLAEIGALEHRRGNLETAISTLDQALKLARQADSRRVMLWTLHNLGNALGDAGETQQALDHLTEALQIGRERQDRSEADILLRMGSLETDRGRAAAARRHFKDALDRFRRLGHRDGESRALLALAEDLRRRGDLTSAHRQVESAITILDSTRRRLVRPDRRAAFAASKALAYELRVALRMEIHHQSPEAGWDRRAFEAHEAARARSLRETLVASRGGNAEEFAEGPRGDRLRRAIRELEALEAQRLRHRRQGAPETADLDHEIAAAVDRYRDLQAELRQQYRRVSLLDAPPPVTVEQLQEELLDDRTVVLEFALGEPVSYAWLIAKDRFESFRLPSRQQIEERAQELHGLLSRSHRRGVPAQAEISARRLSNDLLAPLQGGLDGHQRLVLVADGALAYIPFGLLTPPAEAGRPTALGERHEILAVPSLGVLRELRRPRSRRMGTRVAVIADPVFAPRDERVAQQNRESSSQEEPWRMASLERSSRDLDLDRLGRLPFSRREALAIAALLEKDERFLALDFDASLATVEAGLLRGHEIVHFATHTLVNSRHPELSGLVLSLVDPVGRPQAGFLRAHSIAELDLDAELVVLSGCQTALGKAVRGEGLLGLTRAFMHAGAPRVVVSLWDVSDEATAQLMTRFYRALLEERLPVAAALRQAQQEMRREKRWSAPYYWAGFVVQGDWQ; encoded by the coding sequence ATGCTTTCGTTTCGCTGCAGTCTCGTGCTGCTCGCGAGCTGGATTTTCTTTCCCGTCATCGCAGCCGCCGACCCGATCCGCGTGTCACCCGGCAACACCGCCGAGGGCTCCCTCGGTGGCGGACAAGAGCAAGCCATCGAGGTTGTTCTGCCGGCCCGGCATCATGCGCGAGTGGCGGTCGAGCAAGTCGACATCGATCTCGAGCTCCGGCTGCTGGCCGCCGACGGCTCCACCGAGCTGGTGATGGAGAACCTCGGTGGTCCCTTCGGCCCGGAAGAGGTCACCCTGACCAGTGATCAGCCGACGGTCCGACGGCTGATCATCGCTCCCGTCTACGAGACCGCCGCGGCCGGCCGCTATCGCCTGCAAGTGGTCGATCTCCGCCCGCTTCGTCCCGGCGACGAGGAAATCGCGACCGCCGAGCGGAGCTTCGCCGAGGTCATTCTGATGGCGGTATCGCGCCGCCCAGAGCAAGCGCGCCAAGCGATTCCCCGTCTGGAGCACCTCGCCAAGGCGTTCTCGGCGACGCAGCGCCCGCTGTTCGAGGGGCGGTGCTATGACACCGCCGGATTCGCCCACTGGGTCTTGGATCGACCGAGCCAGGCGATCGCCCTCTACGAGCGGGCGCGCCAGGTATTCGACGCTGCGGGGCAGGAGGTCTTCGCCGCCGACAGCATCAACCACATGGCAACCGCCGAGCACGCCCTGGGGCACTGGGAAAAGGCCGCTTCCCTTCTCGAGGCCATCCTGCCGGTCTACATCCGTCACCAACATCGAGAAGGCGAGGCCGCCAGCCTCGCCAGCCTGTCGGCGATTCACGAGCAGCTCGGCCGCCCCCAGGACGCCTTGGCCGCATCCCACCGGGCGATCGCCCTCGCCGCCGCCGGCAGCAATCGCCACGTCGAGGCGACGGCGCAGCGCAATCTCGGGGTTCTGCTGCGCAATCTCGGCGACCTCGACCATGCCCGCACCGCCTTCGACGCCGCCCTCGCCATCGAGCGCGACATCGGCTGGCGCGACGGCGAGGCCCAGAGCCTGGCCGAGATCGGAGCCCTCGAGCACCGCCGGGGAAACCTCGAGACGGCAATCAGCACCCTCGACCAGGCCTTGAAGCTGGCGCGGCAAGCGGATAGCCGGCGGGTCATGCTCTGGACGCTGCACAACCTCGGCAACGCCCTCGGTGATGCCGGCGAAACCCAGCAGGCCCTCGATCATCTGACCGAAGCCCTGCAGATCGGTCGCGAGCGACAGGACCGTAGCGAAGCGGACATCCTGCTGCGCATGGGCTCGCTCGAAACGGATCGAGGCCGGGCGGCCGCCGCCCGCCGCCACTTCAAAGACGCACTCGATCGATTTCGGCGACTGGGGCATCGCGATGGCGAGAGCCGCGCCCTTCTCGCCCTGGCCGAGGATCTCAGGCGGCGCGGCGACCTGACCTCCGCCCACCGCCAGGTCGAGAGTGCGATCACCATTCTCGACTCCACCCGCCGGCGATTGGTGCGACCGGATCGACGGGCTGCCTTCGCGGCATCCAAGGCCCTCGCCTACGAGCTCAGGGTGGCGCTTCGCATGGAGATTCACCACCAGAGCCCCGAGGCCGGCTGGGATCGGCGGGCCTTCGAGGCACACGAGGCGGCACGCGCCCGCAGCCTGCGCGAGACGCTGGTCGCCAGCCGAGGCGGCAACGCCGAAGAGTTCGCCGAGGGACCACGCGGCGACCGCCTGCGGCGCGCCATTCGCGAGCTCGAGGCGCTCGAGGCACAGCGCCTGCGACATCGCCGTCAGGGCGCACCCGAGACCGCCGACCTCGACCATGAGATTGCCGCCGCGGTGGATCGCTACCGCGATTTGCAGGCCGAGCTGAGGCAGCAGTACCGCCGCGTCTCGCTCCTCGACGCCCCCCCGCCGGTCACCGTCGAGCAACTCCAGGAGGAGCTCCTCGACGACCGCACCGTGGTGCTCGAATTCGCCCTCGGCGAGCCCGTCAGCTATGCCTGGCTGATCGCCAAGGACCGCTTCGAGAGCTTCCGCCTGCCGTCCCGGCAGCAGATCGAGGAGCGAGCCCAGGAGCTCCACGGACTGCTCTCTCGGAGCCATCGGCGCGGTGTCCCGGCGCAGGCCGAGATCAGCGCTCGTCGCCTGTCCAACGACCTCCTCGCTCCCCTGCAGGGCGGACTCGACGGGCATCAGCGCCTGGTGCTGGTGGCGGACGGCGCTCTCGCCTACATTCCTTTCGGACTGCTCACTCCGCCCGCCGAAGCCGGCCGGCCCACTGCCCTCGGCGAACGCCACGAGATTCTGGCAGTGCCGTCCCTCGGCGTCCTCCGCGAGCTACGTCGCCCGCGGAGCCGACGCATGGGCACCCGAGTCGCGGTGATCGCCGACCCGGTCTTCGCGCCGCGGGACGAGCGCGTGGCACAGCAGAACCGAGAATCGAGCTCGCAGGAAGAGCCATGGCGGATGGCCTCTCTCGAGCGCTCGAGCCGCGACCTCGACCTCGATCGCCTCGGTCGACTCCCCTTCTCGCGTCGCGAAGCGCTCGCCATCGCCGCCCTGCTCGAAAAGGACGAGCGCTTCCTGGCGCTCGATTTCGATGCCAGCCTGGCAACCGTCGAGGCCGGACTCCTGCGCGGCCATGAAATCGTCCACTTCGCGACTCACACCCTGGTCAACAGCCGCCACCCGGAGCTCTCCGGCCTGGTGCTTTCCCTGGTCGACCCGGTGGGTCGACCGCAGGCCGGATTCCTGCGCGCCCACAGCATCGCCGAGCTCGACCTCGACGCCGAGCTGGTGGTGCTCAGCGGTTGTCAAACGGCCCTCGGCAAGGCGGTCCGCGGCGAGGGCCTGCTCGGCCTGACGCGCGCCTTCATGCATGCCGGCGCCCCACGGGTGGTGGTCAGCCTGTGGGACGTCAGCGACGAAGCGACGGCGCAGCTCATGACGCGCTTCTACCGAGCGCTGCTGGAGGAGCGTCTGCCGGTGGCCGCCGCCCTGCGCCAGGCGCAGCAGGAGATGCGGCGGGAGAAACGCTGGTCGGCTCCCTACTACTGGGCCGGATTCGTCGTTCAGGGGGACTGGCAATGA
- a CDS encoding tetratricopeptide repeat protein → MGQRRFSFPLAIVLTVSLCTTVVSRADSPTTWRAEALEHLQEGRWPEAAEALRKLAADEAAGAQDWAYLGLAERRLERPTEARQAYERAIALEAGNVTALAGLAIVLAASGQGSEALKQLEKAAVAGLPPAQLRQSPAFAELRSLEGFEAVLAVADRAANPCRHRVEYSQFDFWVGTWDVMIAGQKQAENRITKEMNGCLVRERYRDSTGYEGESLNYFDPESGAWKQNWVDRGGGVTRYQGSLEAPGVMRMTGANTPPGGETELARVTWTRRDDGTVHHFIERSRDGGATWRVMFDAIYVRATEEPAAP, encoded by the coding sequence ATGGGGCAACGCAGATTTTCGTTTCCGCTCGCCATCGTCTTGACGGTATCGCTCTGTACAACGGTCGTTTCACGGGCGGATTCGCCCACCACCTGGCGGGCCGAGGCCCTCGAACACTTGCAGGAGGGACGCTGGCCGGAGGCGGCGGAAGCGCTGCGCAAGCTGGCGGCGGACGAGGCTGCTGGGGCCCAGGACTGGGCCTACCTCGGGCTCGCCGAACGCCGCCTCGAGCGGCCCACCGAAGCCCGCCAGGCCTATGAGAGGGCGATCGCCCTCGAAGCTGGCAACGTCACCGCGCTGGCCGGGTTGGCGATTGTGCTGGCGGCGTCTGGGCAGGGCTCCGAAGCCCTGAAGCAGCTCGAGAAGGCGGCGGTCGCAGGGCTGCCCCCGGCCCAGCTCCGGCAGTCCCCGGCCTTCGCCGAGCTGCGGTCTTTGGAGGGTTTCGAAGCCGTCCTCGCGGTCGCCGATCGCGCTGCCAACCCGTGTCGCCACCGGGTGGAGTACAGCCAGTTCGACTTTTGGGTCGGCACTTGGGACGTGATGATCGCCGGTCAGAAGCAGGCCGAGAATCGGATCACGAAGGAAATGAACGGCTGTTTGGTGCGCGAGCGCTATCGCGACTCCACCGGATACGAGGGTGAGAGCCTCAATTACTTCGATCCCGAGTCGGGTGCCTGGAAGCAGAACTGGGTCGATCGTGGCGGTGGGGTGACCCGTTACCAGGGCAGTCTCGAGGCCCCCGGCGTGATGCGTATGACGGGAGCCAACACCCCGCCAGGAGGCGAAACCGAGCTGGCGCGGGTCACCTGGACTCGGCGCGACGACGGCACCGTCCACCACTTCATCGAGCGCTCGCGGGACGGCGGCGCGACCTGGCGGGTGATGTTCGACGCCATCTACGTCCGGGCGACCGAGGAGCCCGCCGCTCCCTGA
- a CDS encoding CHAT domain-containing protein, which produces MSHGGGPNSGGPDGRRWAAAAVLMFAVASAGAARDTTCYRVAEAPVEGHLERGEQLRLRLCEGSHQAFRLVVEQDGADVSVTLRTAAGEALLASNLLAARTGREEITLPALEAGFEIAIQNVGFTDTAGRIRLTSEFVPPEIVDHHRSLEALLESSAESITSRDPQRLRAALEHLPAIARDLAAAGRPFLQAQARYEEARIHRLLGDTEQAIRAFRESHQIFDRLGYQVLAAHSRLNLSSALHSQGLFDEARRNLAALLPIYRELDDLPGHGAILISLASIEEQLGRPEVALTWSRRAILLAERDRVGYLRAAAHRNHGLLLRNLGDFSAAFAALRQAAETEREIGWIDGEAESLAGIGSTFLRLGEAPRALAPLRQALKLAKQQQNRRVQLWALRDLGEALADAGRPGEALAALARARDLGQKREDRHQAEILLRLGIAQRQLGEIPQARQQFVAARQLFAHLGLRNGVSRVLLELADLAHETGDLEAGHALVEEAIASLDTLRQRLVRPDLRRTFAASQARAYELRVALRMALHDRDPEADWDRRAFLGHEAALARGLRESLAASRGGDWEDLAQGPRAEALRSATRELESVGDRRRRAIVDGSSADEVAALEIELAEALQGYRDRRAELRQSEPRLTALEQPPALTIAALQEQVLDPNTELVEIALGENRSYLWRIDRESFSSHLLPGRAELEAQALRLHQLLRRSHQRGVEAQAEIALGELGRQLFGTLDRPFTQPRLVVVADGALAFIPFGLLAAPAQPGDSQPLQTDHQVVYAPSAGVLRELRRRQPAGSLESLAIIADPVYSASDPRVGPSVSSNQAAAQPDQPKSNLARLPHSRREAETIAALVPMSQRLTAFDFDASLETIRGDRLAAFDILHFATHARIDAHHPELSGLALSQVDPQGVPQEGFLRSHHIAELDLGADLVVLSACRTALGPRLRREGLISLTRAFIHAGASQVVVSLWDVGDEATAELMARFYRALLEDRLDAPAALRQAQLELSRQTRWRAPFYWAGFVVQGGGAWEGESAAVTQTAR; this is translated from the coding sequence ATGAGCCACGGCGGAGGTCCCAACAGCGGAGGTCCCGATGGACGGCGATGGGCCGCCGCAGCGGTGCTGATGTTCGCCGTCGCGTCCGCCGGCGCCGCCCGCGATACCACTTGCTATCGCGTTGCCGAGGCGCCGGTCGAAGGACACCTCGAGCGCGGCGAGCAACTCCGCCTTCGTCTCTGCGAGGGCAGCCACCAGGCCTTTCGCCTGGTGGTCGAGCAAGACGGGGCCGATGTCTCCGTGACGCTGCGGACGGCAGCCGGCGAAGCGCTGCTCGCAAGCAATCTGTTGGCCGCCCGCACGGGCCGCGAAGAGATCACCTTGCCGGCCCTCGAGGCGGGCTTCGAAATCGCCATCCAGAATGTCGGCTTCACTGACACCGCAGGGCGGATTCGGCTCACCTCGGAATTCGTCCCGCCCGAAATCGTCGACCACCATCGCTCGCTGGAGGCGCTCCTCGAGAGCTCTGCCGAGAGCATCACCTCGCGTGACCCGCAACGGCTGCGCGCGGCGCTCGAGCACCTGCCGGCCATCGCCCGCGACCTGGCGGCCGCCGGCCGGCCTTTCTTACAGGCTCAGGCGCGCTACGAAGAGGCCCGCATACACCGCTTGCTCGGCGACACCGAGCAGGCGATCCGCGCTTTTCGGGAATCACACCAGATCTTCGATCGACTCGGCTATCAAGTGCTCGCTGCCCACAGTCGACTCAACCTGTCGTCGGCTCTGCACTCGCAGGGTCTCTTCGACGAGGCGCGGCGGAATCTCGCAGCGCTCCTACCGATCTACCGCGAGCTCGATGACCTGCCGGGACACGGCGCCATCCTGATCAGCCTGGCCTCGATCGAAGAGCAACTCGGTCGCCCGGAGGTCGCCCTGACCTGGTCCCGACGGGCGATTCTCCTCGCCGAACGCGACCGCGTCGGCTACCTGCGGGCCGCCGCTCACCGCAACCACGGCCTCCTGCTGCGCAATCTCGGTGACTTCTCGGCAGCCTTCGCGGCCCTGCGCCAAGCCGCCGAGACCGAGCGCGAGATCGGCTGGATCGACGGCGAAGCAGAAAGCCTCGCCGGCATCGGCTCGACCTTTCTGCGCCTCGGCGAGGCGCCTCGCGCCCTCGCCCCCCTGCGACAGGCCCTCAAGCTCGCCAAGCAACAGCAGAACCGGCGAGTCCAGCTCTGGGCCCTGCGCGACCTGGGAGAAGCCCTCGCCGACGCCGGTCGACCCGGCGAGGCCTTGGCCGCGCTGGCACGGGCCCGAGACCTCGGGCAGAAGCGAGAGGATCGCCACCAGGCCGAGATCCTGCTCCGCCTCGGTATCGCCCAGCGGCAGCTCGGGGAGATTCCCCAGGCCCGCCAGCAATTCGTCGCGGCGCGCCAGCTCTTCGCCCACCTCGGCCTGCGAAACGGCGTCAGCCGAGTGCTCCTCGAACTCGCCGACCTCGCCCACGAGACCGGCGACCTCGAAGCCGGCCACGCGCTGGTCGAGGAAGCGATCGCCAGTCTCGACACTCTGCGCCAGCGCCTGGTGCGGCCCGACCTTCGCCGTACCTTCGCCGCCTCCCAGGCTCGCGCCTACGAGCTGCGGGTGGCTCTCCGGATGGCTCTTCACGACCGCGACCCCGAAGCCGATTGGGACCGCCGTGCCTTTCTCGGCCATGAAGCGGCGCTCGCTCGCGGCCTGCGCGAGTCCCTCGCCGCCAGCCGGGGCGGCGACTGGGAAGACCTCGCCCAAGGTCCCCGGGCGGAAGCGCTGCGCTCAGCCACTCGCGAGCTGGAGTCGGTGGGCGACCGCCGGCGCCGCGCGATCGTCGACGGCAGCTCGGCGGACGAGGTCGCGGCCCTCGAGATCGAGCTCGCCGAGGCCCTCCAGGGCTACCGCGACCGGCGCGCCGAGCTGCGCCAGAGCGAGCCTCGGCTGACCGCCCTGGAGCAGCCACCGGCCCTCACCATCGCAGCGCTCCAGGAACAGGTCCTCGACCCGAACACGGAGCTGGTCGAGATCGCTCTGGGCGAAAACCGAAGCTATCTCTGGCGGATCGACCGAGAGTCCTTTTCGAGCCATCTCCTTCCCGGCCGCGCCGAGCTCGAAGCCCAGGCCCTGCGCCTGCACCAGCTCCTCCGTCGCAGCCACCAGCGCGGCGTCGAAGCCCAGGCCGAGATCGCCCTTGGCGAGCTCGGCCGGCAGCTCTTCGGAACCCTCGATCGCCCCTTCACCCAGCCCCGACTGGTCGTGGTCGCCGACGGAGCCCTCGCCTTCATTCCCTTCGGGCTGCTCGCGGCCCCCGCACAGCCGGGAGACAGCCAGCCCCTGCAGACCGACCACCAGGTGGTCTACGCGCCATCCGCCGGGGTCCTCCGAGAGCTCCGGCGACGCCAGCCAGCGGGCAGCCTCGAAAGCCTCGCCATCATCGCCGATCCGGTTTACTCGGCCAGCGATCCGAGGGTCGGGCCGTCGGTCAGCTCCAATCAGGCCGCGGCGCAGCCGGACCAGCCGAAGTCGAACTTGGCCCGGCTGCCCCACTCGCGCCGCGAGGCCGAGACCATCGCCGCCCTCGTGCCGATGTCCCAACGCTTGACGGCCTTCGACTTCGACGCTTCCTTGGAAACCATCCGGGGAGACCGCCTCGCGGCCTTCGACATTCTCCACTTCGCCACCCACGCCCGCATCGACGCCCATCATCCGGAGCTCTCCGGCCTGGCCCTTTCCCAGGTCGATCCACAAGGAGTACCGCAGGAAGGCTTCCTGCGCAGTCATCACATCGCGGAGCTCGATCTCGGCGCCGACCTGGTGGTGCTCTCCGCCTGCCGCACCGCCCTCGGGCCGCGCCTGCGCCGAGAGGGCCTGATCAGTCTCACCCGAGCCTTCATCCACGCCGGCGCGTCGCAGGTCGTCGTCAGCCTGTGGGACGTCGGCGACGAAGCCACCGCCGAGCTGATGGCTCGCTTCTACCGCGCCCTGCTCGAGGATCGCCTCGACGCCCCCGCCGCGCTACGCCAAGCCCAGCTCGAGCTATCGCGCCAGACCCGCTGGCGAGCGCCTTTCTACTGGGCCGGCTTCGTGGTGCAGGGGGGTGGAGCTTGGGAAGGCGAGTCCGCCGCGGTGACGCAGACTGCCCGCTGA
- a CDS encoding TetR/AcrR family transcriptional regulator, whose translation MGKGESTRSAILCEALSITSRIGLEGLSIGALAKEVGLSKSGLFSHFGSKEGLQLDVLALAAARFVEVVLAPAIEQPRGEPRVVAMFENWMQWEASELIPGGCVFISTANELDDRPGPVRDRLVGYQTSWLDSIARATRLAIEEGHFRADLDVRQFAYDLYAILLAYHHFGRLIQDPRATERAYRSFEALLDASRA comes from the coding sequence ATGGGAAAAGGCGAATCCACCCGCAGTGCCATTCTTTGTGAAGCTCTCTCGATTACCAGCCGGATCGGTCTCGAGGGGTTGAGCATTGGAGCCTTGGCCAAGGAGGTCGGTCTTTCGAAGAGCGGGCTGTTTTCCCATTTCGGCTCGAAAGAAGGTCTGCAGCTCGATGTGCTCGCCCTGGCGGCGGCGCGCTTCGTCGAGGTCGTGCTGGCGCCGGCCATCGAGCAGCCCCGGGGCGAGCCCCGGGTGGTCGCAATGTTCGAAAACTGGATGCAGTGGGAAGCCTCGGAGCTGATCCCCGGCGGCTGCGTCTTCATCTCCACCGCCAATGAGCTCGACGATCGTCCGGGTCCGGTGCGGGATCGCCTGGTCGGCTATCAGACCTCGTGGCTCGATTCGATCGCGCGAGCCACCCGCCTCGCGATCGAGGAAGGCCACTTCCGAGCCGACCTCGACGTTCGGCAGTTCGCCTACGACCTCTACGCGATTCTGCTCGCCTACCACCATTTCGGACGCTTGATTCAGGATCCCCGCGCCACCGAGCGTGCCTACCGGTCCTTCGAAGCGCTTCTCGACGCCTCGCGCGCCTGA
- a CDS encoding MGMT family protein: MDAYDRIYGVVRRIPPGRVATYGQVAALAGLPGHARQVGYALHASREEDLPWQRVLNAKGEVSPRSVPGYEGLQRVLLEAEGVEFDGRGKVSLKRFRWHPDDDEELAERPRRGGI; the protein is encoded by the coding sequence ATGGATGCCTACGACCGGATCTATGGCGTGGTGCGGCGGATTCCGCCCGGCCGGGTTGCGACCTACGGCCAGGTGGCGGCCCTTGCCGGGTTGCCGGGCCACGCCCGGCAGGTGGGCTACGCGCTTCATGCCAGTCGGGAAGAGGATCTTCCCTGGCAGCGCGTTCTCAACGCCAAAGGGGAAGTGAGCCCGCGCTCGGTACCGGGCTACGAGGGCCTGCAGCGCGTTCTGCTGGAGGCCGAGGGAGTGGAGTTCGATGGTCGCGGCAAAGTCTCCCTGAAGCGCTTTCGCTGGCACCCGGACGATGACGAAGAGCTCGCCGAGCGGCCACGCCGCGGGGGAATTTGA
- a CDS encoding DUF2071 domain-containing protein — MTRPFLTARWEDLILLNWACPQKLLEPLVPAGTELDPWQGENFVSLVGFRFLDTRVKGFAIPFHRHFDEVNLRFYVRRQAEDGELRRAVVFVRELVPRRAIAAIARWLYNEPYSAVPMSSRGEVDPESGGELRYLWKTDGTYFGLSARAEGPARQLEAGSAAEFITEHYWGYTRQRDGGTAEYQVEHPPWRVWEAAEASFEGDGATLYGNAFGELLAQPPTSAFVAIGSEVAVYPGRRLPT, encoded by the coding sequence ATGACGCGACCATTTCTCACCGCCCGCTGGGAGGATTTGATCCTGCTAAACTGGGCCTGCCCTCAGAAGCTGCTGGAGCCGCTGGTCCCGGCCGGGACGGAGCTCGATCCCTGGCAGGGAGAGAACTTCGTCAGCCTGGTGGGTTTTCGCTTCCTGGACACACGGGTCAAGGGCTTCGCGATTCCATTCCATCGCCATTTCGACGAAGTCAATTTGCGCTTCTACGTGCGCCGCCAGGCGGAAGACGGCGAGCTGCGCCGAGCCGTTGTCTTCGTGCGCGAGCTGGTGCCCCGCCGCGCCATCGCGGCGATCGCCCGCTGGCTCTACAACGAGCCCTACAGCGCCGTCCCGATGTCGAGCCGAGGCGAGGTCGATCCGGAGAGCGGTGGCGAGCTGCGCTACCTGTGGAAGACCGACGGCACCTACTTCGGTCTCTCGGCCCGGGCCGAGGGACCGGCACGGCAGCTCGAGGCCGGCAGCGCCGCCGAGTTCATCACCGAGCACTACTGGGGATACACCCGGCAGCGGGACGGGGGAACCGCCGAGTACCAGGTCGAGCATCCCCCATGGCGAGTCTGGGAGGCCGCCGAGGCGAGCTTCGAGGGCGACGGCGCCACCCTCTACGGCAACGCCTTCGGCGAGCTCCTGGCCCAGCCACCGACGTCGGCCTTCGTCGCCATCGGTAGCGAAGTCGCGGTCTACCCCGGCCGACGCCTTCCTACATGA